One Poecilia reticulata strain Guanapo linkage group LG19, Guppy_female_1.0+MT, whole genome shotgun sequence genomic window carries:
- the LOC108167284 gene encoding uncharacterized protein LOC108167284 has translation MPIAESVKLDSEEEAEFEADAKEDQVACPQGQMPDVDNKNAQTTDPTTPSQAFTNKSPKKGKGRQPCKRRTWNEGEVLAVEKHLMAFITTCRVPGKADCDKCLKREPVALRNRNWLAVKFYVKNRITALKNKA, from the exons ATGCCCATTGCAGAAAGTGTGAAGTTGGACAGTGAGGAAGAGGCAGAGTTTGAGGCTGATGCCAAGG aGGATCAAGTTGCATGTCCTCAGGGACAGATGCCAGATGTGGACAACAAAAATGCTCAAACAACTGACCCTACAACACCTTCGCAAGCTTTTACAAACAAGTCACCCAAGAAGGGTAAAG GTCGCCAACCATGCAAGAGGAGGACTTGGAATGAAGGAGAGGTCCTTGCAGTCGAAAAGCACTTGATGGCATTCATCACCACCTGTAGAGTTCCAGGAAAAGCAGACTGTGATAAGTGTTTAAAACGGGAACCTGTTGCACTCAGAAACAGAAATTGGCTGGCTGTTAAGTTTTACGTTAAAAATCGCATAACGGCTCTTAAAAACAaagcttaa